From Planctomycetia bacterium, a single genomic window includes:
- a CDS encoding exosortase/archaeosortase family protein: MSHKARHKPNLRISERGELPSQPTVTAAPLGVKTTQWALAWGALFATVFLWSYWTTIVELVDRWERVADYSHGFLVPPLALAFLWFRRADCPQVWAPAPLVGLGVVASATLFRYLGARIFLPSFDGWSIPFWLTGVCIWYGGWPLLRWCMPSLLFLLFMVPLPYRMEYAMGMPLRQVATKASCWALQTLGQPAVEEGVKILMSEQELDVAQECSGLRMLVGITALASAYVMFSRKPWWQKSILIVAAVPVAVLANVTRVTITAFLYEHVSSDAGKTFSHDAAGWVTNCAAALLFGLVLWLCGKLFVEYEEAGKSSLIGMDVTPAATS, translated from the coding sequence ATGAGCCATAAAGCTCGACACAAACCGAACCTGCGAATCTCCGAACGAGGTGAGCTGCCTTCGCAGCCAACCGTCACGGCAGCGCCGCTGGGCGTCAAAACCACCCAATGGGCATTGGCGTGGGGGGCACTCTTTGCCACGGTGTTTTTGTGGTCCTATTGGACAACAATCGTCGAACTGGTCGATCGATGGGAGCGCGTGGCCGATTATTCCCACGGATTCTTAGTGCCGCCGTTGGCACTGGCGTTTCTTTGGTTTCGGCGCGCGGATTGCCCGCAGGTCTGGGCGCCGGCGCCGCTGGTGGGGTTGGGTGTTGTGGCCAGTGCTACGTTGTTCCGCTACCTGGGAGCGCGCATCTTCTTGCCGTCTTTTGACGGTTGGTCGATCCCTTTCTGGTTGACCGGCGTATGCATCTGGTATGGCGGCTGGCCACTGCTGCGATGGTGTATGCCGTCGTTGCTGTTTCTACTGTTCATGGTGCCGTTGCCCTACCGCATGGAGTACGCGATGGGGATGCCGCTGCGCCAGGTCGCGACCAAGGCCAGTTGCTGGGCGTTACAAACGTTGGGACAACCCGCCGTGGAAGAAGGCGTGAAGATCTTGATGAGTGAGCAGGAGTTGGACGTCGCGCAGGAATGCAGCGGCCTGAGAATGTTGGTGGGAATCACCGCCCTGGCCTCGGCCTATGTGATGTTCTCGCGAAAGCCTTGGTGGCAAAAGTCAATCTTGATTGTCGCCGCGGTTCCGGTGGCGGTATTGGCCAACGTCACGCGGGTCACCATTACCGCGTTCTTGTACGAGCACGTCTCGTCGGACGCCGGCAAGACGTTTTCCCATGACGCGGCGGGATGGGTCACCAATTGCGCCGCGGCGCTGCTGTTCGGCCTCGTCCTCTGGCTGTGTGGAAAACTATTCGTGGAATATGAAGAGGCGGGAAAGTCCTCTTTGATCGGAATGGACGTAACACCCGCCGCGACGAGCTAA